A section of the Saccopteryx leptura isolate mSacLep1 chromosome 6, mSacLep1_pri_phased_curated, whole genome shotgun sequence genome encodes:
- the TSPAN3 gene encoding tetraspanin-3 — protein sequence MGQCGITSSKTVLVFLNLIFWGAAGILCYVGAYVFITYDDYDHFFEDVYTLIPAMVIIAVGALLFIIGLIGCCATIRESHCGLATFVIILLLVFVTEVVVVVLGYIYRAKVENEVDRSIQKVYKTYNGANPDAASRAIDYVQRQLHCCGIHNYSDWENTNWFKETKNQSVPLSCCRETASNCNGSLSYPSNLYAEGCEALVVKKLQEIMMHVIWAALAFAAIQLLGMLCACIVLCRRSRDPAYELLVTGGTYA from the exons ATGGGCCAGTGTGGCATCACCTCTTCCAAGACTGTGCTGGTCTTCCTCAACCTCATCTTCTGG GGGGCAGCAGGCATTTTATGCTACGTGGGAGCCTATGTCTTTATCACTTATGATGACTATGACCACTTCTTTGAAGATGTGTACACTCTAATCCCTGCCATGGTGATCATAGCTGTAGGAGCACTGCTCTTCATTATTGGGCTAATTGGCTGTTGTGCCACCATCCGGGAAAGCCACTGTGGACTGGCCACG TTTGTCATCATTCTGCTCTTAGTTTTTGTCACAGAAGTTGTGGTGGTGGTTTTGGGATACATTTACAGAGCAAAG GTGGAAAATGAGGTTGACCGCAGCATTCAGAAAGTATACAAGACCTACAATGGAGCCAATCCTGATGCTGCTAGCCGGGCTATTGATTATGTACAGAGACAG CTGCACTGTTGTGGAATTCACAACTACTCAGACTGGGAAAATACAAACTGGttcaaagaaaccaaaaatcAGAGTGTCCCTCTCAGCTGCTGCAGAGAGACAGCCAGCAACTGCAACGGCAGCCTGAGCTACCCCTCCAACCTCTACGCCGAA GGCTGTGAGGCTCTGGTTGTGAAGAAGCTACAGGAAATCATGATGCACGTTATCTGGGCAGCACTGGCGTTTGCAGCTATCCAG CTGCTGGGCATGCTGTGTGCATGCATCGTGTTGTGCAGAAGGAGTAGAGACCCTGCCTATGAGCTCCTCGTCACTGGTGGAACCTATGCATAG